A stretch of the Tannerella serpentiformis genome encodes the following:
- a CDS encoding DNA topoisomerase IV subunit B gives MDISPITAYDDRDIVTLEGLEAVRKRPGMYIGNTHGGEDRNDGIYVLLKEVIDNSIDEFRMKAGHRIDVHIADGTVSVRDFGRGIPQGNLAKTVSTLHTSGKFGSEAFKKSIGLNGVGIKAVNALSTDFTVVSYRDGVEKRVDFARGKLTADHPTVPTTEKNGTLIRFTPDPTIFEAYAYRNEIVESLIRNYCYLNSGLAIYYNGTKFLSENGLEDLLNENITDEILYPIVHLRADDIEIAFTHVNQSRDDYYSFVNGQYTSQGGTHQAAFKEAFARTVKEFYNKNFETADIRSGLVAAIYIGVEEPEFESQTKIKLGSRNMSPKGDVSVAKFVGDFVKKEVDNYLHKTPDTADALLRKIQESEKERKAIAGVAKLARERAKKVNLHNRKLRDCRIHLNDAKSENKTESSLFITEGDSASGSITKSRDPNLQAVFSLRGKPLNCFGLTKKIVYENEEFNLLQAALNIEDGLDGLRYNRVIIATDADVDGMHIRLLLITFFLQFFPDLIKQKHLYILQTPLFRVRNKQQTLYCYSEEERAAAIRRLGKNPEITRFKGLGEISPDEFKHFIGKDIRLDPVSIKKEDSIKEMLEFYMGKNTPDRQNFIIDNLVVEEDLENN, from the coding sequence ATGGACATCTCCCCCATCACCGCATACGACGACCGCGACATTGTCACCCTCGAAGGACTCGAGGCCGTCCGCAAGCGCCCCGGCATGTACATCGGCAACACGCACGGAGGCGAGGATCGTAACGACGGCATCTACGTCCTGCTCAAGGAAGTGATCGACAACTCCATCGACGAGTTCCGCATGAAGGCCGGCCACCGCATCGACGTCCACATCGCCGACGGCACCGTCAGCGTGCGCGACTTCGGGCGCGGTATCCCCCAGGGCAACCTCGCCAAGACCGTCTCCACGCTCCACACCAGCGGCAAGTTCGGCTCCGAGGCCTTCAAGAAATCCATCGGGCTGAACGGCGTCGGCATCAAGGCCGTCAACGCCCTCTCGACCGACTTCACCGTCGTCTCCTACCGTGACGGCGTGGAGAAGCGCGTCGACTTTGCGCGCGGCAAACTGACGGCCGACCACCCCACCGTGCCCACCACGGAGAAGAACGGCACACTGATCCGCTTCACCCCCGACCCCACCATCTTCGAGGCCTACGCCTACCGCAACGAGATCGTCGAATCGCTCATTCGCAACTACTGCTACCTCAACTCCGGCCTGGCCATCTATTACAACGGCACGAAGTTCTTATCCGAAAACGGACTCGAGGACTTGCTCAACGAGAACATCACCGACGAGATCCTCTACCCCATCGTCCACCTCCGTGCCGACGACATCGAGATCGCCTTCACGCACGTCAACCAGTCGCGCGACGACTACTATTCCTTCGTCAACGGCCAATACACCTCGCAGGGCGGCACCCATCAGGCAGCCTTCAAGGAGGCCTTCGCCCGGACGGTGAAGGAGTTTTACAACAAGAACTTTGAGACGGCCGACATCCGCAGCGGGCTCGTGGCCGCGATCTACATCGGCGTCGAGGAGCCGGAGTTTGAATCGCAGACGAAGATCAAGCTCGGATCGCGCAACATGAGTCCCAAGGGCGACGTCTCCGTGGCCAAGTTCGTGGGCGACTTCGTGAAGAAAGAAGTAGACAACTACCTCCACAAGACGCCCGACACGGCCGACGCTCTGCTGCGCAAGATTCAGGAGTCGGAGAAGGAGCGCAAGGCCATCGCCGGCGTGGCCAAGCTGGCCCGCGAGCGCGCCAAGAAGGTGAACCTACACAACCGCAAGCTGCGCGACTGCCGCATCCACCTCAACGACGCCAAGAGCGAGAACAAGACCGAGAGTAGCCTCTTCATCACCGAGGGCGACTCGGCCAGCGGATCGATCACCAAGAGCCGCGACCCGAACCTGCAAGCCGTCTTCAGCCTCCGCGGCAAGCCGCTCAACTGCTTCGGCCTGACGAAGAAGATCGTCTACGAAAACGAGGAGTTCAACCTGCTGCAGGCGGCGCTCAACATCGAGGACGGCCTCGACGGACTGCGCTACAACCGCGTCATCATCGCCACCGATGCCGACGTGGACGGCATGCACATTCGCCTGCTGCTGATCACCTTCTTCCTCCAGTTCTTCCCCGACCTGATCAAGCAGAAGCACCTCTACATCCTCCAGACGCCCCTCTTCCGCGTGCGCAACAAGCAGCAGACCCTCTACTGCTACAGCGAGGAGGAGCGCGCCGCCGCCATCCGCCGCTTAGGCAAGAACCCAGAGATCACCCGCTTCAAAGGCCTCGGAGAGATCTCGCCCGACGAGTTCAAGCATTTCATCGGTAAAGACATCCGCCTCGACCCCGTGTCGATCAAAAAGGAAGACTCCATCAAGGAGATGCTCGAGTTCTATATGGGCAAGAACACGCCCGACCGGCAGAACTTCATCATCGACAACCTCGTCGTCGAAGAAGACCTCGAGAACAACTGA
- a CDS encoding ExbD/TolR family protein translates to MALKRKTKVNEAFSMASMTDVIFLLLIFFMVTSTVVVPNAIKLTLPQAQKQTAAKPITRVTIDAEGNFYVAAGNQREQQVAFEDIAPFLQEQYEADPEMFVALYADETVPYGQIVSVLNLANENKYKVVLATRPPERTP, encoded by the coding sequence ATGGCACTGAAACGAAAAACGAAAGTGAATGAAGCCTTCAGCATGGCCTCGATGACGGACGTCATCTTCCTGCTGCTGATCTTCTTCATGGTGACCTCTACGGTAGTGGTGCCGAACGCGATCAAGCTGACCTTGCCGCAGGCGCAGAAACAGACGGCAGCCAAACCCATCACACGCGTGACAATCGACGCGGAAGGGAATTTCTACGTCGCGGCAGGCAACCAACGCGAGCAGCAGGTGGCCTTTGAAGACATCGCCCCCTTCCTGCAAGAGCAATACGAGGCCGACCCGGAGATGTTCGTCGCCCTCTATGCCGACGAGACCGTCCCTTACGGTCAGATCGTGAGCGTGCTGAACCTGGCCAACGAGAATAAATATAAGGTGGTGCTCGCCACCCGTCCACCGGAGCGCACGCCATGA
- a CDS encoding pyridoxine 5'-phosphate synthase codes for MIKLSVNINKAATLRNARGGNVPDVVQIAKDCEAYGAQGITVHPRPDERHIRYNDVYALKPIIKTELNIEGYPIQSFVDLVLTVKPTQVTLVPDAPDVLTSNAGWNVKEHFNQLSELVDTFTGHGIRTSLFVETDLENIEWAAKTGTDRIELYTEPYANGYNSNRDHAIAPFVEAAKRAKSLGLGVNAGHDLSLQNLAFFASHLPWIEEVSIGHALICDALYYGLERTIGLYKACLKGEPK; via the coding sequence ATGATTAAGTTAAGTGTCAATATCAACAAAGCAGCGACTCTTCGCAATGCACGTGGCGGAAACGTGCCCGATGTGGTGCAGATCGCTAAAGATTGCGAAGCCTACGGGGCACAGGGCATTACCGTGCACCCGCGCCCGGACGAGCGACACATCCGATATAACGATGTCTATGCGCTCAAGCCGATCATCAAAACAGAACTGAACATTGAAGGTTATCCCATCCAGTCGTTCGTCGATCTGGTGCTCACCGTAAAGCCGACGCAGGTGACGCTGGTGCCCGACGCGCCAGACGTGCTGACGTCCAACGCGGGTTGGAACGTAAAGGAGCACTTTAACCAACTGAGCGAACTGGTGGACACATTCACAGGCCACGGCATTCGGACGTCGCTCTTTGTGGAGACGGATCTGGAGAATATCGAATGGGCAGCCAAAACGGGGACGGATCGCATCGAACTCTACACCGAACCCTATGCCAACGGATATAACAGCAATCGAGACCACGCCATAGCACCCTTTGTGGAAGCGGCAAAGCGGGCGAAAAGCCTCGGCCTCGGTGTCAATGCAGGGCACGATCTGAGCCTGCAAAACTTAGCCTTCTTTGCTTCGCACCTGCCGTGGATTGAGGAAGTCTCGATCGGCCATGCCTTGATCTGCGACGCACTCTATTACGGACTGGAGCGAACCATTGGCCTCTACAAGGCCTGCTTGAAAGGAGAACCGAAATAG
- the dnaA gene encoding chromosomal replication initiator protein DnaA, with protein sequence MKSECQLLWDKCLSIIRDNVPEAVFKTWFQPITPLSFDEQKVTIRVPSPFFYEYLEANFVNVLRMAVPKVFGQGVSLNYRVMGEEGADDASSAATTRAAAPRPGVSRMIQTPFTQVAPEELDSQLNRRYTFDNFFEGVTNKLARTAGVAVSNDPGKTTFNPLFIYGPSGVGKTHLCHAIGLRIRQMHPEKRVLYVSAHRFRIQYTDAVIKNTSNDFLNFYQSLDVLILDDIHELVGLNKTQMAFFHIFNNLHQLGKQLVLTADKAPVDMQGLEERLITRLKWGLTAELGRPDAELRRTILRNKIEAEGLVLSDEVFNYIVDHVTENIRDLEGVLVSLMANSLINNSPVDMAMAQRVVGQTVRVENKELSIEKIQEKVCRFFNLEESLVQTPSRKREIVQARQITMFLAKKYTSASFSRIGKVVGGKDHATVLHACKTVKDQMDINKNFRSTVEAIEETLRS encoded by the coding sequence ATGAAGTCTGAATGTCAACTTTTATGGGATAAATGCCTGTCGATAATCAGGGATAACGTGCCGGAGGCCGTGTTCAAGACGTGGTTCCAGCCCATCACGCCCCTGTCTTTCGACGAGCAGAAAGTAACGATACGGGTGCCCAGCCCGTTTTTTTACGAGTATCTGGAGGCCAACTTCGTCAACGTGCTTCGCATGGCCGTGCCGAAGGTGTTTGGCCAAGGCGTCTCGCTGAACTACCGCGTGATGGGCGAAGAGGGTGCCGACGACGCCTCATCGGCCGCTACGACACGTGCCGCTGCGCCACGTCCGGGCGTGAGTCGCATGATCCAGACGCCCTTCACGCAGGTGGCGCCCGAGGAGCTGGACTCGCAGCTCAACCGCCGCTATACGTTCGATAACTTCTTCGAGGGCGTGACCAACAAGCTGGCTCGTACGGCCGGCGTGGCCGTGTCGAACGATCCGGGCAAGACGACCTTTAACCCGCTTTTCATCTATGGCCCGTCGGGCGTCGGTAAGACGCACCTCTGCCACGCCATCGGCCTGCGCATCCGTCAAATGCACCCCGAGAAGCGTGTCCTCTACGTCTCCGCCCACCGCTTCCGCATCCAGTACACCGACGCAGTGATCAAAAACACGTCGAACGACTTCCTGAACTTCTACCAGAGTCTCGACGTGCTCATCCTCGACGACATCCACGAGCTGGTCGGCCTGAACAAGACGCAGATGGCCTTTTTCCACATCTTCAACAACCTGCACCAGCTCGGCAAGCAGCTCGTGCTGACGGCCGACAAGGCGCCCGTTGATATGCAGGGATTGGAGGAGCGACTCATTACGCGCCTCAAATGGGGTCTCACGGCCGAGCTCGGGCGACCCGATGCAGAGCTGCGTCGCACCATCCTGCGCAATAAGATCGAGGCCGAGGGGCTCGTGCTCAGCGACGAGGTCTTCAACTACATCGTCGATCACGTGACGGAGAATATCCGCGACTTGGAGGGCGTGCTGGTCTCGCTCATGGCCAATTCGCTGATCAATAACAGCCCCGTCGACATGGCGATGGCGCAGCGCGTCGTAGGCCAGACGGTTCGCGTGGAAAACAAGGAGCTTTCCATCGAAAAGATTCAGGAGAAAGTCTGCCGCTTCTTTAACCTCGAAGAGTCACTCGTGCAGACGCCTTCGCGCAAACGCGAGATCGTGCAGGCACGCCAGATCACCATGTTCCTGGCCAAGAAGTACACCTCGGCCTCGTTCTCACGCATCGGTAAGGTGGTCGGCGGTAAGGATCACGCCACCGTGCTGCATGCTTGCAAGACGGTCAAGGATCAGATGGACATCAATAAGAACTTCCGCTCCACCGTCGAAGCGATCGAGGAAACGCTCAGGAGCTGA
- a CDS encoding HigA family addiction module antitoxin has product METRDDYKGVNYDDIIPAIAIHPGEILWEELKARRISRKAFAGQLGIERSVLTSLLKGRRDFTPDLAQRLEQALHIDATLWTNLQAAYENDLRRIAERERQEAAPAAPIAMQYAV; this is encoded by the coding sequence ATGGAAACAAGAGATGATTACAAGGGGGTCAATTACGACGACATCATACCCGCTATCGCTATCCATCCGGGCGAGATCCTTTGGGAGGAGTTGAAGGCTCGTCGGATCAGTCGGAAGGCATTTGCAGGGCAACTGGGCATCGAGCGCTCCGTACTGACTTCTTTATTGAAGGGGCGACGAGACTTTACGCCTGACCTTGCTCAGAGGCTGGAGCAGGCGCTACATATCGATGCGACGCTCTGGACTAACCTGCAAGCCGCCTACGAAAACGATTTGCGGCGCATTGCGGAGCGCGAAAGGCAGGAAGCTGCCCCCGCTGCACCTATCGCGATGCAGTATGCGGTATAG
- the tolA gene encoding cell envelope integrity protein TolA, translated as MKLKKNNLLAIVGSILFHAVILLILYFTVLKAVEPEEDGGVMVNFGTIDEATGTFEPEGEPAQDEPTEEVQEETVVPPPPTPPAPPTPPTPPTPKQPEKLITQDQEESVALAQQRKKEQERKRKEEARRQEELRKQQEERQRQDTERRRQDEARRKEAERKAEAERKAEAERRRQAEEQRKKEQAIRDRVAGAFGKNNSSQGTGKTTTGNQGSPLGNADRGANKGVGTGFSLSGRSIGAGGLPHPAYTVQEEGRIVVNIVVDPAGNVIAADIGKGTNIDNASMRRSAVEAARRAKFNSIEGTNNQSGTITYMFRLK; from the coding sequence ATGAAGCTGAAGAAAAACAACCTGCTGGCTATTGTCGGATCGATCCTTTTCCACGCCGTCATCCTGCTGATCCTCTATTTCACGGTGCTGAAAGCCGTGGAGCCGGAGGAAGATGGCGGTGTGATGGTGAACTTCGGCACGATAGACGAGGCCACCGGAACGTTTGAGCCGGAGGGCGAGCCTGCGCAGGACGAACCGACGGAAGAGGTGCAAGAGGAGACCGTCGTCCCTCCGCCTCCTACGCCCCCCGCTCCACCTACGCCTCCTACTCCTCCCACACCCAAGCAACCGGAAAAGCTCATCACACAAGACCAAGAAGAGTCCGTGGCCTTGGCCCAACAGCGGAAGAAAGAGCAAGAGCGGAAGCGGAAAGAAGAAGCACGCCGACAGGAGGAACTACGCAAGCAACAAGAGGAGCGTCAGCGTCAAGACACGGAGCGCCGCCGACAAGACGAGGCCCGACGCAAAGAGGCTGAACGGAAAGCCGAAGCAGAACGCAAAGCCGAGGCCGAGCGTCGCCGTCAAGCCGAGGAGCAACGCAAGAAAGAGCAGGCTATTCGTGACCGTGTGGCGGGTGCTTTCGGTAAGAACAATTCAAGTCAAGGCACGGGCAAGACGACCACTGGCAACCAGGGCAGTCCCCTCGGCAACGCTGATCGGGGTGCCAACAAAGGCGTTGGCACGGGGTTCAGCTTAAGTGGCCGATCTATCGGAGCGGGAGGCCTGCCGCATCCGGCCTACACGGTGCAAGAGGAAGGTCGCATCGTGGTCAACATCGTGGTCGATCCGGCGGGTAACGTCATCGCTGCCGACATCGGCAAGGGCACGAACATCGACAACGCTTCCATGCGCCGCAGCGCCGTCGAAGCTGCCCGTCGCGCCAAGTTCAACAGCATCGAGGGCACGAACAATCAGAGCGGAACAATCACTTACATGTTCAGACTGAAGTAA
- a CDS encoding protein-tyrosine phosphatase family protein: MSVTIREVTTKSELRRFVKFPIDLYKGNPYYVPGLIDEEMITLSRDKNPAFENCEAIYYLAYRGERIVGRIAGIIAHAANRVWNQHRARFGFVDFIDDQEVVDALFAAVEKWARKKGMDALHGPMGFTDLDHEGMLIMGFDQIGTMATIYNHPYYPQHMERMGYTKDQDWHEFKIYIPDAIPEKHLRIAEIVKKKYGLKVLKFRRRKDIMPYAHKVFETLNAAYTPLYGFAPLTKRQIDYYVDIYIPLLRLDLVTVIVREEDDAVVGFGVSLPNLSHALQQARGSLLPFGFFPLMKALKSKARVIDLYLTGVLPEYQNKGVNALLFTDLIPQYIKMGAEYAESNIELENNTAVQAQWDYFKREHHKSRRAFIKHL, translated from the coding sequence ATGAGCGTAACCATCAGGGAGGTCACGACTAAGAGCGAGCTCAGGCGCTTCGTGAAGTTCCCCATCGACCTGTACAAGGGCAACCCCTACTATGTGCCGGGGCTGATCGACGAAGAGATGATCACCCTGTCGCGAGATAAAAACCCGGCCTTCGAGAATTGCGAAGCCATCTACTATCTGGCCTATCGAGGCGAACGCATCGTCGGGCGCATCGCGGGCATCATTGCGCACGCCGCTAACCGCGTCTGGAATCAACACCGCGCTCGCTTCGGCTTCGTGGACTTTATCGACGACCAGGAGGTGGTCGACGCCCTCTTCGCCGCCGTCGAAAAGTGGGCGCGTAAGAAGGGCATGGACGCCCTACACGGGCCTATGGGCTTTACCGACTTGGATCACGAGGGCATGCTCATCATGGGCTTCGACCAGATCGGCACAATGGCCACCATCTACAATCATCCCTACTACCCGCAGCACATGGAGCGCATGGGCTACACCAAGGATCAGGACTGGCACGAGTTCAAGATCTACATCCCCGACGCCATCCCCGAGAAGCACCTACGCATCGCCGAGATCGTCAAGAAGAAATACGGGCTGAAGGTGCTCAAGTTCCGTCGCCGCAAAGACATCATGCCCTATGCCCACAAGGTGTTCGAGACGCTGAACGCCGCCTACACGCCCCTCTACGGCTTCGCTCCGCTGACCAAGCGGCAGATTGATTACTACGTCGACATCTATATCCCCCTGCTGCGACTCGACCTCGTGACCGTCATCGTCCGCGAGGAGGACGACGCCGTGGTGGGCTTCGGCGTCTCCCTACCCAACCTCTCACACGCCCTGCAACAGGCCCGAGGCAGTCTGCTGCCCTTCGGCTTCTTCCCGCTGATGAAGGCGCTCAAGTCGAAGGCACGCGTGATCGATCTCTACCTCACGGGCGTCCTGCCGGAGTATCAGAACAAGGGCGTGAACGCGTTGCTCTTCACCGACCTCATCCCGCAGTATATCAAGATGGGCGCCGAGTATGCCGAGAGCAACATCGAGCTAGAAAACAACACCGCCGTGCAAGCTCAGTGGGACTACTTCAAGCGTGAGCATCACAAGTCGCGCCGCGCGTTTATCAAGCATTTATAG
- a CDS encoding NAD kinase — MKIGIFGCGYRPDKLPLLQRLFEKLNRLEAEIFVSKDFHAFLTTTPHFCPPISGVLTVAPFDLDVALSVGGDGTFLRAAEQIGRQDIPILGINTGRLGFLAEAGPEQIEETLDELFRGDYRIERRMMLRLQTRGSDGLTRSEIYSETPSDSEAPSSNYALNEVVLLKRETSSMITIHTYLNKEYLTSYQADGLVIASPTGSTAYSMSVNGPILLPGSDNIVLSPVAPHSLNVRPLVIPASYEIILKTESRNDSYLVALDGRSRSLSTDVELSVCKADFSTQMIHRNNRNFYQTLRDKLMWGADIRVK, encoded by the coding sequence ATGAAGATCGGAATATTCGGCTGTGGATATAGGCCGGATAAGCTGCCCTTGTTGCAGCGACTGTTTGAGAAACTGAACCGCTTGGAGGCGGAAATCTTCGTCTCCAAAGACTTCCACGCCTTTCTCACCACAACGCCCCACTTCTGCCCGCCCATCTCTGGCGTGCTGACCGTGGCGCCGTTTGATTTGGACGTTGCCCTGAGCGTAGGGGGCGATGGCACCTTCCTGCGTGCCGCTGAACAGATCGGACGGCAAGACATCCCCATCTTGGGCATTAACACCGGGCGCCTCGGATTTTTAGCCGAAGCCGGACCGGAACAGATCGAGGAGACGCTCGATGAGCTTTTTCGTGGCGATTATCGGATCGAGCGGCGGATGATGCTGCGCTTACAGACGCGCGGTTCCGACGGCTTGACGCGCTCGGAGATCTATTCCGAGACACCGTCCGACTCCGAGGCCCCGTCCTCGAACTATGCCTTGAACGAGGTCGTTCTACTTAAGCGCGAAACCTCGTCCATGATCACCATCCATACCTATTTAAATAAGGAGTACCTCACGTCTTATCAGGCCGATGGACTCGTGATCGCCTCGCCCACCGGATCGACAGCCTACTCCATGAGTGTCAATGGGCCGATCCTCTTGCCCGGAAGTGATAACATCGTGCTCAGCCCTGTGGCGCCGCATAGTCTGAATGTGCGTCCGTTGGTCATTCCAGCCTCGTACGAAATAATCTTAAAGACCGAAAGTCGGAATGACTCCTATCTCGTAGCCCTTGACGGACGGTCACGGAGTCTCTCTACGGATGTCGAACTCTCTGTTTGTAAGGCGGATTTCTCCACGCAGATGATTCATCGTAACAACCGAAATTTCTATCAGACACTGCGTGATAAGCTGATGTGGGGCGCAGATATAAGAGTTAAATAA
- a CDS encoding DJ-1 family glyoxalase III — protein sequence MRKKAYVFFATGFEETEAIGTTDVLRRGNVETVTVSMTGDRTVTGGHGIPVVTDALFEDIDLTDADALVLPGGGPMLNDYEDLKKAIVRHYEKGRLVAAICAAPLVLGGLGLLRGRRATCYPGFEQYLTGATVVEADTVKEENIITGRGPGMVYAFGVAVVDYLMGSETADEVARGLLLKK from the coding sequence ATGAGAAAGAAGGCATATGTGTTTTTTGCGACGGGCTTCGAAGAGACCGAAGCCATCGGCACGACGGACGTGCTGCGTCGCGGGAATGTAGAGACGGTCACGGTTTCAATGACCGGCGATCGAACGGTTACGGGTGGGCATGGCATCCCTGTCGTGACAGACGCACTCTTTGAGGACATCGACCTGACCGACGCGGACGCACTCGTGCTGCCCGGTGGTGGGCCCATGCTCAACGATTATGAAGACTTGAAGAAGGCTATCGTCCGCCATTACGAGAAGGGCCGATTAGTGGCCGCTATCTGCGCCGCGCCACTCGTGCTCGGCGGACTGGGGCTGCTCCGCGGACGTCGCGCCACGTGTTACCCCGGCTTCGAGCAATACCTCACGGGCGCAACCGTGGTGGAGGCTGACACGGTCAAAGAGGAAAACATCATCACCGGACGCGGGCCGGGCATGGTCTATGCTTTCGGCGTGGCCGTGGTGGACTATCTGATGGGCTCGGAAACGGCCGATGAGGTGGCTCGCGGACTGTTGCTGAAGAAGTAA
- a CDS encoding MotA/TolQ/ExbB proton channel family protein: MNILFLFAQVATEEAADAATEIAADAAQAQAQINIIDLAMKGGWIMGVLLVLSLVAIYFFIQRLLVIRQAGRNDETFMNRIRDYIYEGKIDQALNLCRTTPTPAARMIEKGILRLGRPTADVLAAIENAGNIEISKLERGFPVIATTAAGAPMLGFLGTVTGMVRAFYDMANAGTNVDVTLLSGGIYEALVTTVGGLVVGIIALFAYNYLVARVENVVNKLEASTMEFMDLLNEPAH, translated from the coding sequence ATGAACATCTTATTCCTCTTCGCGCAAGTGGCTACGGAAGAAGCCGCCGATGCAGCAACTGAAATCGCGGCCGACGCCGCACAAGCACAGGCTCAAATCAATATCATCGATCTCGCCATGAAGGGCGGATGGATTATGGGCGTCCTACTGGTGCTCTCATTGGTGGCCATCTACTTCTTTATTCAGCGACTGCTCGTGATCCGCCAGGCGGGACGAAACGACGAAACGTTTATGAACCGTATCCGCGACTACATTTATGAAGGCAAGATCGATCAGGCGCTCAACCTCTGTCGGACGACGCCAACCCCTGCCGCTCGCATGATTGAGAAAGGCATCCTCCGCCTGGGTCGGCCTACCGCTGATGTGCTGGCTGCCATCGAAAACGCGGGCAACATTGAGATTTCGAAACTCGAACGTGGCTTCCCTGTCATCGCAACTACCGCAGCGGGTGCACCTATGCTGGGATTCCTTGGGACGGTTACGGGTATGGTGCGCGCCTTCTACGACATGGCTAACGCGGGAACCAATGTGGACGTGACGCTGCTCTCAGGCGGTATCTACGAGGCACTTGTGACTACGGTCGGCGGACTTGTGGTCGGTATCATCGCTCTGTTTGCATACAACTATTTAGTGGCTCGCGTGGAGAACGTGGTCAATAAACTTGAGGCAAGCACGATGGAGTTCATGGATCTGTTGAACGAACCTGCACACTAA
- a CDS encoding DUF6261 family protein, producing the protein MNIALTRLSTRALGGLAQRVVKSSKNGKFKIVEEHELLKSLEKESKEFEDLYGKLTYSGKGNEIVAADVARDKTFTALRTLLKGYKELPLPNAADAAALYKVFEQYGANVERMNYVAETAQMVVIFKELDKPENEARFEALKFKPAYEELKKRQNAFEDLYAVQAEANAELRKLPPATAARARLQKALTAYLNLLEAMKDLPTWDTLYLDINEMVKSAAATYRNDRSDKAPDDPNAPKEPKEPKKPRKPKDNDPDIRLPEDGKPKQPEAGGGGTPEKPKQPETGGGGTPEPPKKPEAGGGGTPEIHLPEE; encoded by the coding sequence ATGAATATAGCATTAACAAGACTATCAACCAGAGCTTTAGGCGGTTTGGCACAGCGCGTAGTCAAATCGTCCAAGAACGGAAAATTCAAGATTGTTGAGGAGCACGAACTGCTCAAGTCGCTTGAAAAGGAGTCGAAAGAGTTCGAAGACCTTTACGGCAAACTGACCTACAGCGGGAAGGGCAACGAAATCGTGGCCGCAGACGTGGCGCGCGACAAGACGTTCACCGCCCTCCGCACCTTACTCAAGGGCTACAAAGAGCTACCCCTGCCTAACGCCGCCGATGCGGCAGCCCTCTACAAGGTGTTCGAACAGTATGGCGCCAACGTAGAGCGCATGAATTATGTGGCTGAGACGGCGCAGATGGTCGTCATCTTCAAGGAGTTGGACAAGCCTGAAAACGAGGCTCGCTTCGAGGCCCTCAAGTTCAAACCCGCTTACGAGGAGCTGAAAAAACGTCAGAACGCCTTCGAAGACCTCTACGCCGTGCAGGCCGAAGCCAACGCAGAACTGCGCAAACTGCCCCCAGCCACAGCTGCTCGGGCGCGTCTCCAGAAGGCCCTCACGGCTTACCTCAACCTGCTCGAGGCCATGAAGGATCTCCCCACTTGGGACACGCTCTACCTCGACATCAACGAGATGGTCAAGTCCGCCGCAGCCACCTATCGCAACGACCGCAGCGACAAGGCCCCCGACGATCCCAACGCACCCAAGGAGCCGAAAGAGCCCAAAAAGCCGCGCAAACCCAAAGACAACGATCCGGACATTCGTCTGCCTGAGGACGGCAAGCCCAAGCAACCCGAGGCCGGTGGCGGCGGCACGCCGGAGAAGCCCAAGCAGCCCGAAACGGGCGGCGGTGGCACTCCCGAGCCTCCGAAAAAGCCCGAAGCGGGTGGCGGCGGAACGCCGGAGATTCATTTGCCCGAAGAGTAA